Part of the Candidatus Atribacteria bacterium ADurb.Bin276 genome, GATGCCGCCAATCAGCTTCAAATTATCGTGGTAACCTGTGATGTCGATAAATATAACTGGCTCTCCAATGCCAACTATATTACTATGGAAAAATAATAATTTTAGGGGCACAATGTATTGTGCCCATTCTTTAATTAATGTAGCGGCATGCCATGGCATGCCGAATCTTGGTTTTCATCCCCATCTGGTGCTACTTAAATAACATAAAATTCTGTTAAAAATTATAAATCATCGAGTTAGTTGTTACTTTCCCAATTGAAAATGAATCATATACTGTATTTCCAATAAATCTGAAAGAAATCCCATAAATTGATTTCGAATTCCTTGGAAACGATGGTCTCGGAAATAGTAATAAGTGCCCAGTAATTTGATTCTCTCATCCCAGGCTAAAATATCTTTTTTATTTGAGCAAGTTAACTTTCTCTTACCCACACCGTCATTTCTCCAGTACCACGATTATTCCAGGCATAATAAGGAATGAACTGAAGTGGCACTTCTTCTACGGAATGCTTTTCAGAGCTATAAAGACGGTTATCTAAAGATGGGTCTTTGAGTCTCAATCCTACAGCTTGAAGAGTATTAATATCTTTCAGGATTTCTTTGCCGGGTTGAACGGTAAATTTTGCTTCTCTCGGTAGGGCAATACGAGCTAAGTTTGGACCGTTATCAATTTCTTCCATGCAGTATACAATGGGGCCTTGGCATACGGCAACTTTTCCGGATACTGATCTCACCTTGGGATGAGCTCGAACTAATTCAGTAGAAATTGTCATAGAGAGCTCGATCCGATCATCTTCATTCCAAAATCGTTTCAATTTTACATATCCTTTTTCCATCGAACTTGATCTATCGAAAATTTTACCATTGATTAATAATTCTGCTTGCTTGCACCACCCTGGAACTCTTATTGCCAGAGTAAATTCACAATGACCATGAGAATGGATTTGCAGCATTACATCACCATCCCAAGGATAATTGGTTTTCTGTCTGAGGATAACCGTTTCGCTCCCAATTTGAAAAGTTACTTCACTCTCTATAAAAAGATGGACATAAATCGTATTTTCGTCTTGGGAGTAAATATATTGACCAATTGAACCAAGCAGCCGGGCTAAATTGGTAGGGCAGCACGCGCAGTCAAACCAAGGCTGGCGAACAGTTTTAATATGCGCTAAGTCAGAGCGCTTTTGGCAAACTTCGGGCCAGATTTCCAATGGATTAGCATAAAAGTATTTCATGCCATCGAGTGAAACACCACTCAGAACGTTATTATATAAAGCTCTTTCCATGACATCGGCATACTGATGGTCAAGATCCAAATGAAGCATCCGCTGTGCCCAAAATATCAATCCTATACTAGCACAGGTTTCAGCATAAGCTCTATCCGGAGGCAAGTCGTAACTCAATGTAAATGCTTCACCCGTGGAAGATGAACCAATTCCACCGGTAATATACATTTTATGTTGGGTTACATCGTTCCAAAGAATTTTACAAGTCTCAAAAAGTGCTTCATCATCCGTTTCATAGGCTAAATCGGCCATCGCGCTGTAGAGATACATAGCCCTCACCGCATGTCCGACTGCCTCTTTCTGTTCCCGAACCGGAAGATGAGCTTGGCAGTATTCAGGGGTCCAAAAAGGCCAGGTTGGGCTAATTTCATTCCTTTTTTTAGCTTCAAGGTCAAAATACCAGGG contains:
- the hypBA1 gene encoding Non-reducing end beta-L-arabinofuranosidase; this translates as MMEKGINKKKPIEMKSVKILNQNTFWGQRLQKLREVIVPYQWKILNDDIPGAPKSHALENFRIAAGYSSGEFYGMVFQDSDVAKLIEATSYCLLNYRDPDLERLLDESVNLVMKAQQSDGYLNTYFIIKEPERRWTNLRENHELYTAGHMIEAAVAHYQVPGKTGFFETITRLANHIVSNFGTEINKRKGYPGHPEIEFALLKLYRVSQDRRYLRLAEFFINQRGEKPWYFDLEAKKRNEISPTWPFWTPEYCQAHLPVREQKEAVGHAVRAMYLYSAMADLAYETDDEALFETCKILWNDVTQHKMYITGGIGSSSTGEAFTLSYDLPPDRAYAETCASIGLIFWAQRMLHLDLDHQYADVMERALYNNVLSGVSLDGMKYFYANPLEIWPEVCQKRSDLAHIKTVRQPWFDCACCPTNLARLLGSIGQYIYSQDENTIYVHLFIESEVTFQIGSETVILRQKTNYPWDGDVMLQIHSHGHCEFTLAIRVPGWCKQAELLINGKIFDRSSSMEKGYVKLKRFWNEDDRIELSMTISTELVRAHPKVRSVSGKVAVCQGPIVYCMEEIDNGPNLARIALPREAKFTVQPGKEILKDINTLQAVGLRLKDPSLDNRLYSSEKHSVEEVPLQFIPYYAWNNRGTGEMTVWVRES